Proteins found in one Sporosarcina sp. FSL K6-3457 genomic segment:
- a CDS encoding ATP-grasp domain-containing protein, translating to MKGAVYYSKSEALRNHLFIDDLMKEARRIDIDLQLIIGDEQPDADVDFILFRDRNPSLATKFESEGFNLVNRAEVNRIAHDKLKSFEFATLLGVAAVPTKKIQRTNQIDIYPCVLKTVDGHGGQEVVLCTSITQAEAFFAQFHDHTIIVQPYIESGARDIRVFMIGEEIVGAVKRTGNGTFKSNYTLGGSVDQYTLANWQQQEAKRIAKALKSDYIGIDFILLPDGRWLFNEIEDPVGARSLYTTHDFSVAGKLMGYIKGKLAE from the coding sequence ATGAAAGGCGCCGTCTACTATTCAAAGAGTGAAGCGCTAAGAAATCATCTATTCATCGACGATTTAATGAAGGAAGCTAGGCGAATTGACATTGACCTTCAGCTAATCATCGGAGATGAACAACCAGATGCAGACGTAGACTTTATTCTTTTCCGGGATCGTAATCCTAGTCTGGCTACAAAGTTTGAGAGTGAAGGCTTCAACTTAGTCAACCGAGCCGAAGTTAACCGGATTGCTCACGACAAACTGAAGTCATTTGAATTTGCCACCCTTCTTGGCGTGGCGGCAGTACCTACAAAAAAGATTCAGCGTACCAATCAAATTGACATCTATCCATGCGTTTTGAAAACGGTCGACGGGCACGGTGGTCAAGAAGTAGTTCTCTGCACATCTATCACACAAGCAGAAGCTTTTTTTGCACAATTCCATGACCATACAATCATCGTCCAACCATACATCGAATCTGGCGCACGCGATATTCGCGTCTTCATGATTGGCGAGGAAATTGTAGGTGCTGTCAAACGAACGGGCAACGGCACATTCAAATCGAACTACACACTCGGCGGCTCCGTCGACCAATACACACTCGCCAACTGGCAACAGCAAGAAGCTAAGCGCATCGCCAAGGCATTGAAAAGCGACTACATCGGCATCGATTTCATCCTACTTCCTGATGGCAGATGGCTGTTCAATGAAATCGAAGACCCTGTGGGTGCACGGTCACTGTACACGACACATGATTTTTCTGTGGCAGGGAAATTGATGGGGTATATTAAGGGCAAACTTGCTGAGTAG
- a CDS encoding Rpn family recombination-promoting nuclease/putative transposase gives MVKHSIYYWAGVYRDSLGKNMSYKELPRVIAINILNFDIVKQAERFHTSYHLYEDFEGFKLTDVIEFHFIEMPKLIRDWQADKLDPWNDVLARWLLLLGMVDR, from the coding sequence ATGGTGAAGCACTCGATTTATTATTGGGCGGGCGTTTACCGTGACTCGTTGGGGAAAAATATGAGTTATAAAGAATTGCCCCGTGTTATCGCAATAAATATTTTAAACTTTGATATAGTCAAGCAGGCAGAACGTTTTCATACGAGTTATCATCTGTATGAGGACTTTGAAGGATTTAAGCTGACAGATGTGATTGAATTTCATTTTATTGAGATGCCCAAATTGATCCGTGATTGGCAGGCTGACAAACTGGATCCGTGGAATGATGTATTGGCCAGATGGTTATTGCTGCTTGGCATGGTGGATCGGTAA
- a CDS encoding ATP-grasp domain-containing protein yields the protein MLSCWVIYNGSLTSDKFKDQAELLKEAAERAGIRTELKKNYDVLIDLTKPIEQRPHFVVFLDKDILLAQFLKTTGIAVFNDPDVIETCDNKAKQYLQLAASGIPMPETIIAPKVYPAFTIQDSGYYERVLERLGLPMIIKEGHGSFGMKVYLIETKEQFYDKTDELRGVDYVFQKFIATSRGRDIRVNIVGGDIVAAMYRHSETDFRANITNGGVASEVELTDAQRALAIRAAEAVGAEFAGVDLLFGENEEPLVCEVNAAAHIRNIYNVTGVNVADAMIAYILRKLE from the coding sequence ATGTTAAGTTGTTGGGTAATTTATAATGGTAGTTTGACGAGCGATAAATTTAAAGATCAAGCGGAATTGCTAAAGGAGGCTGCAGAACGTGCTGGTATTCGAACTGAACTAAAGAAAAATTATGACGTGCTGATAGATTTGACTAAACCAATCGAACAACGTCCCCATTTCGTCGTCTTTTTGGACAAAGATATTTTACTTGCACAGTTTTTGAAAACTACTGGGATCGCTGTATTCAATGATCCTGACGTTATTGAAACTTGTGATAACAAAGCAAAACAATATTTACAGTTAGCTGCTTCTGGTATTCCTATGCCCGAAACAATCATTGCACCGAAAGTGTACCCGGCATTTACCATTCAGGATTCGGGATACTACGAACGCGTACTGGAGCGTCTTGGATTACCTATGATTATTAAAGAAGGCCATGGTTCATTCGGCATGAAAGTGTACTTAATTGAAACAAAAGAGCAGTTTTATGACAAGACGGATGAATTGCGCGGCGTCGATTATGTATTCCAGAAATTCATCGCGACGAGTCGCGGACGTGATATCCGGGTCAATATCGTTGGCGGTGACATCGTTGCAGCGATGTATCGCCATTCGGAAACGGATTTCCGAGCTAACATTACAAACGGCGGTGTGGCGTCAGAAGTCGAGCTCACTGACGCTCAACGAGCATTAGCGATACGCGCCGCTGAAGCTGTCGGCGCTGAGTTTGCGGGTGTCGATTTACTATTCGGAGAAAATGAAGAACCACTCGTCTGCGAAGTGAATGCCGCCGCCCATATTCGCAATATCTATAACGTCACAGGCGTCAATGTTGCGGATGCAATGATTGCCTATATTTTGAGGAAACTTGAATGA